The Anaerolineales bacterium genome includes the window TGACTAGCTCGCCGTCCCGGACGGCCAGGACGGCTTCAGGGGAAAGGCCGGTTTTGCGGATCGCGTCGCGCAGCGTGGTTCCGCTGCGGACCTCGAACTTGCGGCCGCGGTGAACGAGAACGGTTTTCGGCGCCTGCTTTTCCATGCCGGGCATTGTACGGTAGCCGTGAGAAACCCGTCAACCGCGGATTCCACGGCGCCGCTCCACCGGT containing:
- a CDS encoding MoaD/ThiS family protein, with translation MEKQAPKTVLVHRGRKFEVRSGTTLRDAIRKTGLSPEAVLAVRDGELVIDDRILQPGEEIRLVSVMSGG